The Nitrospirota bacterium DNA segment GCTTCTCAGACCGCCCAACGGCTTTCCGCTTTAGGTGTCTCACTCGAGCAACTGGATGCGGTTTTATTAACGCATGAGCATGCAGATCATGCTCAGGGGATAAAATCGATTACCCACCGGGTTTCTGTCCCCTGTTATACCAATGAAAAAACCCGAACGGCCTGTAAACCGTTGGAAAAGGTTGCCTCTTTAGCGGAGTTTCACACAAACGAACCATTTCAAATTAAAGACTTTTTGATTTATCCCTTTTCAGTGCCTCACGATGCCTCAGATACGGTCTGTTTTACGATTCAATACGAAGAGTGGAAGGTTGGAATTGCAACCGACTTTGGCATGATCAACCCCTTCGTGGTTAATGCTCTTCAAAAAACCGATATTCTGGTTTTAGAATTTAACCACGACCTTGAA contains these protein-coding regions:
- a CDS encoding MBL fold metallo-hydrolase, whose protein sequence is MGSGSHGNSVYVESPHTRILIDAGFNASQTAQRLSALGVSLEQLDAVLLTHEHADHAQGIKSITHRVSVPCYTNEKTRTACKPLEKVASLAEFHTNEPFQIKDFLIYPFSVPHDASDTVCFTIQYEEWKVGIATDFGMINPFVVNALQKTDILVLEFNHDLELLEKGPYHLSLKERIRGDYGHLCNEDSASLLRQLLHPSLRHVYLAHLSKANNTHEVAYLTASKVIQESAMETTALHLTWQDFISPVASLQ